The genomic region TCTTTAAACCAGTAAAAATCGCCTCCAACTATGTTAGTCGGTTTCCAAAAAACAAAGAAGTCTTTAAAATTCTTTTTTAATGTATTTTCTGAAGGTAAAATAGAATTTTGAATGTTTTTAGCATAAAAAATACTATCCATAATTTTTTTATTTTTTTCCTCTAATTCTTTAGTTCTTTTTTTAACTAAAGCTTTTAACCTAATATTAGAGATTAGTATACTTTGTAATATGACAAAAGCAATTAATAATGCGAGAGAAATTAATGAGTAAGAAATAACCCCTTTAATAACCGGAGCTATAACTTCGCTTGTTTCAACCGTTGTAATTATATACCATCCTGTAGAACTCAGTTTTGTATAAGCAACGTAATAATTTTTAGAATTGATGGAGGTTTTTATAAGATCTTTTTGTTTGTCGAAAGCTTTTAAATCAAACATAAATTTTTTGTTTATATTCTCAAGGTTTTTATGAAGAATAATGGTGCCTTCTTTATTTACAACGAATGTTTGACCGGTGTTATAGCTTATTTCTGCGTTTATTAAATTTACAAATTGACTTATGGAACAATCAATAGATAAAACACCTACAACTTCATTATTTTCGTTAATTAAAGCTTTTCCTGTAGATATTAACCATGCCTTTGTTTTATATTCTTTATAAGGTGTTCCAATGTATACAGTTTTTGGATTTTTAATTCCTTCTAAGTACCATGGTCTGATTGTTGGATCATAACCCTCTGGTACTTCCCAATCATTAATAACTATTTTTTTATTTTTATATCCAGTATAAATATATGCAATATTTTTGTTTGAATTTTGATAGTTTTTCAAAACTTCTAAAACTTTTTTTTCACTTTCTCTGGAAAATCCTGCATTAATGAAATCTTTGTCCTTTGCAAATGTTTCGGCAAAATGTATCAA from Marinitoga aeolica harbors:
- a CDS encoding cache domain-containing protein gives rise to the protein MENKHKIILPLSFISIIFIIGIGLFFSINYYNINLSKAQDYIKSENSVVATFIDDYFKELIHFAETFAKDKDFINAGFSRESEKKVLEVLKNYQNSNKNIAYIYTGYKNKKIVINDWEVPEGYDPTIRPWYLEGIKNPKTVYIGTPYKEYKTKAWLISTGKALINENNEVVGVLSIDCSISQFVNLINAEISYNTGQTFVVNKEGTIILHKNLENINKKFMFDLKAFDKQKDLIKTSINSKNYYVAYTKLSSTGWYIITTVETSEVIAPVIKGVISYSLISLALLIAFVILQSILISNIRLKALVKKRTKELEEKNKKIMDSIFYAKNIQNSILPSENTLKKNFKDFFVFWKPTNIVGGDFYWFKEKEDGSFYIAVVDCTGHGVPGALMTMTANSLLNRIIDDTNIKEPSKILSELNGLFKKTINSNSTDYRIDDGLEIGLCYISSDKSELVYSGAGISLYYAHNDEVIRIKADNKGIGYKRSKDDYIFKEHIIEIKENMTFYMSSDGYEDQNNPEGKRFGRKNFINLIKKVSGEPMTIQKKNFEECINKYMAGEDQRDDITIIGFKLK